A single Salmo trutta chromosome 14, fSalTru1.1, whole genome shotgun sequence DNA region contains:
- the LOC115207507 gene encoding PR domain zinc finger protein 2-like isoform X1: MWDTEEGPNEEDERPSPSPGPSQGTRESSTMGSNSLSQAQFISAAMREKDEGDEEDPRDLQQWPSLITQSARSATEAESEDRSEQPDLPLSHSSPGEVGPGSLQTASSLPRPEPEADPYLDPDLESEPHGEESHPCQHCERHFSTKQGLERHTHIHATANQQTHTFKCRYCGKSFGSQVGRRRHERRHENGPKNKGQRPGSLAGTATLLSPLGQADCSSPDCATVSGHYVVMGSPVPGGLMQSPQVVRKDPAAESDQPYIVDENGETKELHPCKYCNKAFGTHTNMRRHQRRIHERHLLPKGVRRKGLLLQESPQQQCLPEQSPSASPPPVYVPSADTEDEGDREEYMVDISNNISENLSLYIDGKILSTSSVSGCEVIEVDSSSAALFGLDAVVISPNQISQAFKVDTRTCAVKQVSNLGQPTTKRRTSTPPLMPSLKMESENGSSSSSSTSSSSALLVESLFPQSSDSLAFQKEKTIYLSPKLKQLLQTQTDGQNPTIALIADSHRLAPPLSVASLPAASGRFKRRTASPPSSPQLSPALKADGCKSEAGVSSYTLKVPKLESLGMSSAWSLSSKEERDTLSPSGKDGCSWSASRSGGNSCNQQPLDLSSGISKWSDGFNKTPREEVLDLSMSRKSTAEPESKGSPAPTQPHIKKKKPNTSMLEKVLMNEYAGLNPAGEEGSCALGSPDSQYTASSGTGTASHSPSSNMPFESADPSPPSLTPVTMNPSSPCVSSLTSPTPPPPVLPSMPSPDCPTSSSLPVLSPKMSPRSIDHCEDEPVCVSNSTTAETILAAVSNSYGDEKHVTKPVDPNHNTDPVIGKALSNTSTDSPSVSDAVPVSLSSAQSKPARSGNHSFLDIQINPDLEPIITDGQGKSQCSELPVLSPVTESPLTASSTSPVGISDGPAPSVVSPASLSSTGIKEEAQHMDQLADLGLPPGATGSSPQSAAAAEKPPEVVVVEEEGGLEPDPFSKSFVCNVCEDPFRSIKELSRHIVEHAAEWPYRCEFCVQLFGNAPALLEHRTALHGVGRIFVCSFCSKEFAFLCNLQQHHKDLHPSQPCTHTAVESGKLRPQNYTDPARAKEESNPSTTGPESSAEAASSQEVSDVKKEEQPDTNGKHEEAGPEDPTEELYTTIKIMASEGGKPKGPDVRLGINQHYPSFKPPPFPYHNRTAADSVASATNFTTHNIPQTFSTAIRCTKCGKSFDNMPELHKHILACANASDKRRYTPKKNPIPLRQIVKPQNGSLSPASAANAGHNAFRRMGQPKRLNFNQEPPGKTKMSSLSKKKNQLVQKAITQRNKTAATANKAPSQVKEEEPQEVHVCPHCSREFTYPASLSKHIAVSCPMKPVSKKAKKGAAAEEATPAVDKNMSLRRRTTDSEIQQPETAESVPKTLGKTRARTSGPGSAEAETPLLPGKGKTAVTQVRTKRPASFPAATVSLNLKSKKGKVQSLPPTLLPSETPSDSAPLPATQTKQRMGKEMPPKKVAEVKLPLQKLSQVPPKKEGERFSLRARERAGGPVTRSLQMANSVAPGEVKIEDLSSQGPKETQESLLK, encoded by the exons ATGTGGGATACAGAGGAAG GTCCAAATGAGGAGGACGAGAGACCCTCCCCATCTCCAGGGCCTTCACAGGGGACTCGGGAGAGTTCCACCATGGGGAGTAACAGCCTCTCTCAAGCCCAGTTCATCTCAGCAGcaatgagagagaaagatgagggtGATGAGGAAGACCCAAGGGATCTGCAGCAGTGGCCGTCGCTGATAACGCAGAGTGCTCGGTCTGCTACTGAAGCTGAGTCGGAGGATAGGAGTGAGCAGCCTGATCTGCCACTAAGCCATAGCAGCCCAGGTGAGGTGGGTCCTGGGAGCCTTCAGACTGCCTCATCCCTACCAAGGCCTGAACCAGAGGCTGACCCATACCTCGACCCTGACCTTGAAAGTGAACCCCACGGAGAGGAGTCCCATCCCTGCCAGCACTGCGAGCGCCATTTCTCCACCAAACAGGGCTTGGAGcgccacacacacatccatgccaCTGCAAACCAGCAAACGCACACGTTCAAATGCCGTTACTGTGGCAAGTCCTTTGGCTCGCAGGTGGGACGTCGGCGACACGAGCGGAGGCATGAGAACGGGCCAAAGAACAAAGGCCAAAGGCCTGGCTCACTGGCTGGGACTGCTACTTTACTCAGTCCTCTGGGGCAGGCTGACTGTTCCAGCCCAGACTGTGCCACTGTCTCTGGCCACTATGTTGTCATGGGGTCCCCGGTCCCTGGAGGACTTATGCAGAGCCCTCAGGTTGTGAGGAAGGACCCCGCGGCTGAGAGTGACCAGCCCTATATCGTGGATGAGAATGGAGAGACAAAGGAGCTTCATCCTTGCAAGTACTGTAATAAGGCTTTTGGCACTCACACTAACATGCGCAGACACCAGCGCAGAATCCACGAGCGCCACTTACTGCCCAAGGGTGTGCGCAGGAAAGGCCTGCTGCTGCAGGAGAGCCCGCAACAGCAGTGTCTGCCTGAGCAGTCCCCCAGTGCCAGCCCACCCCCTGTCTATGTGCCCAGTGCAGACACTGAGGATGAGGGGGACCGAGAGGAGTACATGGTCGACATATCCAATAACATCTCTGAGAATCTCAGCCTGTACATCGATGGCAAGATCCTGTCCACTAGTTCAGTCAGCGGCTGTGAGGTGATTGAAGTGGACTCTAGTTCTGCAGCACTGTTTGGTCTCGATGCAGTGGTCATCAGCCCCAATCAGATCAGTCAGGCTTTCAAAGTGGACACCAGGACCTGTGCTGTGAAGCAGGTCTCCAACCTCGGCCAGCCCACGACGAAAAGGAGAACGTCGACACCCCCGCTCATGCCCAGTCTTAAAATGGAGTCTGAAAAtgggtcctcctcttcctcctccacgtCTTCCTCATCTGCCTTGTTGGTAGAAAGTCTCTTCCCTCAGTCCTCAGACTCATTAGCATTTCAAAAGGAGAAAACTATCTATCTGTCTCCTAAGCTCAAACAGCTCCTCCAGACTCAGACAGACGGTCAGAATCCCACCATCGCCCTGATAGCAGACAGCCACAGATTAGCTCCCCCTCTCTCCGTTGCGTCCCTGCCTGCAGCCTCAGGCAGGTTTAAGAGAAGAACGGCTTCCCCTCCCTCATCTCCACAGCTCAGCCCTGCGCTGAAAGCAGATGGCTGTAAGAGCGAGGCAGGGGTCTCGTCGTACACCCTCAAGGTGCCAAAGCTGGAGAGCCTGGGCATGTCCTCTGCCTGGAGTCTGTCCAGCAAGGAGGAGAGGGACACACTGAGTCCCAGCGGGAAGGACGGGTGCAGCTGGTCTGCCTCTCGGAGCGGAGGGAACTCATGTAATCAGCAGCCCTTGGACCTTTCAAGCGGCATCAGTAAATGGAGTGACGGCTTCAACAAGACGCCCAGGGAGGAAGTGCTAGATTTAAGCATGAGTCGGAAGAGTACAGCGGAGCCAGAGTCCAAGGGAAGTCCAGCTCCGACACAGCCCCACATCAAGAAGAAGAAGCCCAATACCAGTATGCTAGAGAAGGTGTTGATGAATGAGTACGCTGGCTTAAACCCAGCAGGAGAGGAGGGCTCTTGTGCCCTGGGAAGCCCAGATTCTCAGTATACTGCAAGCAGTGGTACAGGCACAGCTTCTCACAGCCCCTCTTCCAATATGCCCTTTGAATCAGCtgatccctctcccccctctctaacCCCTGTCACTATGAACCCCTCCTCCCCCTGCGTCTCAAGCCTGACCTCTCCAACGCCACCTCCCCCTGTCCTACCCTCTATGCCCTCACCAGACTGCCCCActtccagctctctccctgtcctctcccctaaAATGTCCCCCAGATCCATTGACCATTGTGAGGACGAGCCAGTTTGTGTATCTAACTCTACTACAGCAGAGACAATATTAGCTGCAGTAAGTAACAGTTATGGAGATGAGAAACATGTCACTAAACCAGTAGACCCCAACCACAATACAGATCCTGTTATCGGGAAAGCGTTATCAAACACCTCAACAGATTCCCCCTCAGTATCTGATGCTGTCCCTGTGAGTCTGTCTTCAGCACAATCTAAACCTGCTAGGAGTGGGAACCACAGTTTCTTAGATATCCAAATTAATCCAGACCTGGAACCGATTATTACTGATGGACAGGGGAAATCCCAATGCTCTGAACTCCCTGTTTTATCACCCGTAACGGAATCCCCCCTCACTGCCTCATCGACCTCTCCTGTTGGAATATCAGATGGCCCAGCGCCGTCAGTGGTCTCCCCAGCATCACTCTCTAGCACTGGGATTAAAGAGGAGGCCCAGCACATGGATCAGCTGGCTGATTTAGGCCTTCCTCCTGGTGCCACAGGGTCTTCACCTcaatctgctgctgctgctgaaaagccccctgaggtggtggtggtggaggaggaggggggattgGAGCCAGACCCATTCAGTAAGAGCTTTGTGTGTAACGTGTGTGAGGATCCCTTCCGCTCCATCAAAGAGCTCAGTCGGCACATCGTGGAGCACGCCGCTGAGTGGCCCTACAGGTGTGAGTTCTGTGTGCAGCTGTTCGGGAATGCCCCGGCCCTGCTGGAGCatcgcacagccctccatggtGTGGGACGCATCTTTGTCTGCTCCTTCTGCTCCAAGGAGTTCGCATTCCTCTGCAACCTCCAGCAGCACCACAAAGACCTGCATCCCAGccagccatgcacacacacagcggtGGAGAGCGGCAAGCTGAGGCCACAGAACTACACAGACCCAGCCAGGGCCAAAGAGGAGAGTAACCCCTCAACCACAGGGCCTGAGTCCTCTGCTGAAGCTGCCTCCTCCCAGGAGGTCTCTGATGTGAAGAAGGAGGAGCAGCCTGATACTAACGGGAAGCATGAAGAGGCTGGACCAGAGGACCCAACTGAAGAGCTCTACACTACTATAAAGATCATGGCTTCTGAGGGAGGCAAGCCTAAAGGCCCGGACGTACGCCTGGGCATTAATCAACACTACCCCAGTTTCAAGCCACCCCCCTTCCCCTACCACAACCGCACGGCTGCAGACTCAGTGGCCTCAGCCACCAACTTCACTACCCACAACATCCCCCAGACATTCAGCACTGCCATCCGATGCACCAAGTGCGGCAAGAGCTTTGATAACATGCCCGAGCTGCACAAGCACATACTAGCCTGTGCCAACGCCAGTGATAAGAGGCGGTACACTCCCAAGAAGAACCCCATCCCTCTCAGACAGATAGTGAAGCCCCAGAACGGCTCTCTGTCGCCTGCCTCTGCTGCCAACGCAGGGCACAACGCCTTCCGCAGAATGGGCCAACCCAAGAGGCTCAACTTCAACCAAGAACCGCCTGGCAAAACCAAGATGAGTTCCCTCAGTAAGAAGAAGAACCAGCTGGTTCAGAAGGCCATCACTCAGAGGAATaagactgctgctactgctaacAAGGCCCCAAGCCAGGTTAAAGAGGAGGAGCCGCAGGAGGTCCATGTGTGCCCTCACTGCAGTCGGGAGTTCACTTACCCTGCCAGCCTCAGTAAACATATAGCAGTCAGCTGTCCCATGAAGCCTGTCTCTAAAAAGGCCAAAAAGGGAGCAGCAGCAGAAGAGGCAACACCAGCTGTAGATAAAAACATGAGCCTTCGAAGGAGAACCACAGACTCTGAGATCCAGCAGCCAGAGACTGCTGAGTCGGTGCCCAAAACCCTGGGCAAAACACGCGCTCGCACTTCTGGACCCGGCTCTGCGGAGGCTGAGACCCCACTGCTGCCAGGTAAAGGAAAGACGGCTGTCACGCAGGTGCGTACCAAGAGGCCAGCCTCTTTCCCTGCTGCCACAGTTTCTCTCAACCTGAAAAGTAAAAAAGGCAAAGTTCAATCGTTACCCCCCACCCTGTTGCCCTCCGAGACTCCTAGTGACTCTGCACCACTGCCAGCCACCCAGACAAAGCAACGCATGGGCAAGGAAATGCCGCCCAAGAAGGTAGCAGAGGTGAAATTGCCCCTACAGAAGCTGTCTCAGGTGCCGCCTAAGAAAGAAGGGGAACGGTTCTCTCTGAGAGCGAGGGAGCGAGCTGGTGGGCCGGTGACCCGGAGCCTACAGATGGCTAACAGTGTAGCTCCTGGGGAGGTGAAAATAGAGGACCTCTCTAGCCAGGGGCCTAAAGAGACCCAG GAGTCCTTGCTGAAATGA
- the LOC115207507 gene encoding PR domain zinc finger protein 2-like isoform X2: protein MAVPGGTKEMLADIPRHVWKGFPDSMRLSPSVVDPSRIGVWASRLIPKGKRFGPFVGEKKKRSQVSSNVYMWEVYFPARGWMCVDATDPMKGNWLRYVNWAHSTQEQNLFPMEINRAIYYKVLRPIGPGEELLVWYNGEDNPEITAALEEERASNLNKKNSPRAKRARKLLGGFRGPKQTGGTKPIVTEMWDTEEGPNEEDERPSPSPGPSQGTRESSTMGSNSLSQAQFISAAMREKDEGDEEDPRDLQQWPSLITQSARSATEAESEDRSEQPDLPLSHSSPGEVGPGSLQTASSLPRPEPEADPYLDPDLESEPHGEESHPCQHCERHFSTKQGLERHTHIHATANQQTHTFKCRYCGKSFGSQVGRRRHERRHENGPKNKGQRPGSLAGTATLLSPLGQADCSSPDCATVSGHYVVMGSPVPGGLMQSPQVVRKDPAAESDQPYIVDENGETKELHPCKYCNKAFGTHTNMRRHQRRIHERHLLPKGVRRKGLLLQESPQQQCLPEQSPSASPPPVYVPSADTEDEGDREEYMVDISNNISENLSLYIDGKILSTSSVSGCEVIEVDSSSAALFGLDAVVISPNQISQAFKVDTRTCAVKQVSNLGQPTTKRRTSTPPLMPSLKMESENGSSSSSSTSSSSALLVESLFPQSSDSLAFQKEKTIYLSPKLKQLLQTQTDGQNPTIALIADSHRLAPPLSVASLPAASGRFKRRTASPPSSPQLSPALKADGCKSEAGVSSYTLKVPKLESLGMSSAWSLSSKEERDTLSPSGKDGCSWSASRSGGNSCNQQPLDLSSGISKWSDGFNKTPREEVLDLSMSRKSTAEPESKGSPAPTQPHIKKKKPNTSMLEKVLMNEYAGLNPAGEEGSCALGSPDSQYTASSGTGTASHSPSSNMPFESADPSPPSLTPVTMNPSSPCVSSLTSPTPPPPVLPSMPSPDCPTSSSLPVLSPKMSPRSIDHCEDEPVCVSNSTTAETILAAVSNSYGDEKHVTKPVDPNHNTDPVIGKALSNTSTDSPSVSDAVPVSLSSAQSKPARSGNHSFLDIQINPDLEPIITDGQGKSQCSELPVLSPVTESPLTASSTSPVGISDGPAPSVVSPASLSSTGIKEEAQHMDQLADLGLPPGATGSSPQSAAAAEKPPEVVVVEEEGGLEPDPFSKSFVCNVCEDPFRSIKELSRHIVEHAAEWPYRCEFCVQLFGNAPALLEHRTALHGVGRIFVCSFCSKEFAFLCNLQQHHKDLHPSQPCTHTAVESGKLRPQNYTDPARAKEESNPSTTGPESSAEAASSQEVSDVKKEEQPDTNGKHEEAGPEDPTEELYTTIKIMASEGGKPKGPDVRLGINQHYPSFKPPPFPYHNRTAADSVASATNFTTHNIPQTFSTAIRCTKCGKSFDNMPELHKHILACANASDKRRYTPKKNPIPLRQIVKPQNGSLSPASAANAGHNAFRRMGQPKRLNFNQEPPGKTKMSSLSKKKNQLVQKAITQRNKTAATANKAPSQVKEEEPQEVHVCPHCSREFTYPASLSKHIAVSCPMKPVSKKAKKGAAAEEATPAVDKNMSLRRRTTDSEIQQPETAESVPKTLGKTRARTSGPGSAEAETPLLPGKGKTAVTQVRTKRPASFPAATVSLNLKSKKGKVQSLPPTLLPSETPSDSAPLPATQTKQRMGKEMPPKKVAEVKLPLQKLSQVPPKKEGERFSLRARERAGGPVTRSLQMANSVAPGEVKIEDLSSQGPKETQESLLK from the exons GTGTATTTTCCAGCCAGGGGCTGGATGTGTGTGGATGCTACAGACCCCATGAAGGGGAACTGGCTACGGTATGTAAACTGGGCACACTCCACTCAAGAACAGAACCTTTTCCCAATGGAGATCAACCGAGCCATTTACTACAAAGTGTTACGG CCAATCGGACCCGGGGAAGAGTTGCTTGTGTGGTACAATGGGGAAGACAACCCTGAGATAACAGCTGCATTAGAGGAAGAAAGAGCCAGCAATCTGAACAAGAAAAATTCACCCAGGGCAAAGCGAG CCAGAAAACTGTTGGGTGGATTCCGTGGGCCCAAACAAACAGGCGGAACCAAACCTATTGTCACAGAGATGTGGGATACAGAGGAAG GTCCAAATGAGGAGGACGAGAGACCCTCCCCATCTCCAGGGCCTTCACAGGGGACTCGGGAGAGTTCCACCATGGGGAGTAACAGCCTCTCTCAAGCCCAGTTCATCTCAGCAGcaatgagagagaaagatgagggtGATGAGGAAGACCCAAGGGATCTGCAGCAGTGGCCGTCGCTGATAACGCAGAGTGCTCGGTCTGCTACTGAAGCTGAGTCGGAGGATAGGAGTGAGCAGCCTGATCTGCCACTAAGCCATAGCAGCCCAGGTGAGGTGGGTCCTGGGAGCCTTCAGACTGCCTCATCCCTACCAAGGCCTGAACCAGAGGCTGACCCATACCTCGACCCTGACCTTGAAAGTGAACCCCACGGAGAGGAGTCCCATCCCTGCCAGCACTGCGAGCGCCATTTCTCCACCAAACAGGGCTTGGAGcgccacacacacatccatgccaCTGCAAACCAGCAAACGCACACGTTCAAATGCCGTTACTGTGGCAAGTCCTTTGGCTCGCAGGTGGGACGTCGGCGACACGAGCGGAGGCATGAGAACGGGCCAAAGAACAAAGGCCAAAGGCCTGGCTCACTGGCTGGGACTGCTACTTTACTCAGTCCTCTGGGGCAGGCTGACTGTTCCAGCCCAGACTGTGCCACTGTCTCTGGCCACTATGTTGTCATGGGGTCCCCGGTCCCTGGAGGACTTATGCAGAGCCCTCAGGTTGTGAGGAAGGACCCCGCGGCTGAGAGTGACCAGCCCTATATCGTGGATGAGAATGGAGAGACAAAGGAGCTTCATCCTTGCAAGTACTGTAATAAGGCTTTTGGCACTCACACTAACATGCGCAGACACCAGCGCAGAATCCACGAGCGCCACTTACTGCCCAAGGGTGTGCGCAGGAAAGGCCTGCTGCTGCAGGAGAGCCCGCAACAGCAGTGTCTGCCTGAGCAGTCCCCCAGTGCCAGCCCACCCCCTGTCTATGTGCCCAGTGCAGACACTGAGGATGAGGGGGACCGAGAGGAGTACATGGTCGACATATCCAATAACATCTCTGAGAATCTCAGCCTGTACATCGATGGCAAGATCCTGTCCACTAGTTCAGTCAGCGGCTGTGAGGTGATTGAAGTGGACTCTAGTTCTGCAGCACTGTTTGGTCTCGATGCAGTGGTCATCAGCCCCAATCAGATCAGTCAGGCTTTCAAAGTGGACACCAGGACCTGTGCTGTGAAGCAGGTCTCCAACCTCGGCCAGCCCACGACGAAAAGGAGAACGTCGACACCCCCGCTCATGCCCAGTCTTAAAATGGAGTCTGAAAAtgggtcctcctcttcctcctccacgtCTTCCTCATCTGCCTTGTTGGTAGAAAGTCTCTTCCCTCAGTCCTCAGACTCATTAGCATTTCAAAAGGAGAAAACTATCTATCTGTCTCCTAAGCTCAAACAGCTCCTCCAGACTCAGACAGACGGTCAGAATCCCACCATCGCCCTGATAGCAGACAGCCACAGATTAGCTCCCCCTCTCTCCGTTGCGTCCCTGCCTGCAGCCTCAGGCAGGTTTAAGAGAAGAACGGCTTCCCCTCCCTCATCTCCACAGCTCAGCCCTGCGCTGAAAGCAGATGGCTGTAAGAGCGAGGCAGGGGTCTCGTCGTACACCCTCAAGGTGCCAAAGCTGGAGAGCCTGGGCATGTCCTCTGCCTGGAGTCTGTCCAGCAAGGAGGAGAGGGACACACTGAGTCCCAGCGGGAAGGACGGGTGCAGCTGGTCTGCCTCTCGGAGCGGAGGGAACTCATGTAATCAGCAGCCCTTGGACCTTTCAAGCGGCATCAGTAAATGGAGTGACGGCTTCAACAAGACGCCCAGGGAGGAAGTGCTAGATTTAAGCATGAGTCGGAAGAGTACAGCGGAGCCAGAGTCCAAGGGAAGTCCAGCTCCGACACAGCCCCACATCAAGAAGAAGAAGCCCAATACCAGTATGCTAGAGAAGGTGTTGATGAATGAGTACGCTGGCTTAAACCCAGCAGGAGAGGAGGGCTCTTGTGCCCTGGGAAGCCCAGATTCTCAGTATACTGCAAGCAGTGGTACAGGCACAGCTTCTCACAGCCCCTCTTCCAATATGCCCTTTGAATCAGCtgatccctctcccccctctctaacCCCTGTCACTATGAACCCCTCCTCCCCCTGCGTCTCAAGCCTGACCTCTCCAACGCCACCTCCCCCTGTCCTACCCTCTATGCCCTCACCAGACTGCCCCActtccagctctctccctgtcctctcccctaaAATGTCCCCCAGATCCATTGACCATTGTGAGGACGAGCCAGTTTGTGTATCTAACTCTACTACAGCAGAGACAATATTAGCTGCAGTAAGTAACAGTTATGGAGATGAGAAACATGTCACTAAACCAGTAGACCCCAACCACAATACAGATCCTGTTATCGGGAAAGCGTTATCAAACACCTCAACAGATTCCCCCTCAGTATCTGATGCTGTCCCTGTGAGTCTGTCTTCAGCACAATCTAAACCTGCTAGGAGTGGGAACCACAGTTTCTTAGATATCCAAATTAATCCAGACCTGGAACCGATTATTACTGATGGACAGGGGAAATCCCAATGCTCTGAACTCCCTGTTTTATCACCCGTAACGGAATCCCCCCTCACTGCCTCATCGACCTCTCCTGTTGGAATATCAGATGGCCCAGCGCCGTCAGTGGTCTCCCCAGCATCACTCTCTAGCACTGGGATTAAAGAGGAGGCCCAGCACATGGATCAGCTGGCTGATTTAGGCCTTCCTCCTGGTGCCACAGGGTCTTCACCTcaatctgctgctgctgctgaaaagccccctgaggtggtggtggtggaggaggaggggggattgGAGCCAGACCCATTCAGTAAGAGCTTTGTGTGTAACGTGTGTGAGGATCCCTTCCGCTCCATCAAAGAGCTCAGTCGGCACATCGTGGAGCACGCCGCTGAGTGGCCCTACAGGTGTGAGTTCTGTGTGCAGCTGTTCGGGAATGCCCCGGCCCTGCTGGAGCatcgcacagccctccatggtGTGGGACGCATCTTTGTCTGCTCCTTCTGCTCCAAGGAGTTCGCATTCCTCTGCAACCTCCAGCAGCACCACAAAGACCTGCATCCCAGccagccatgcacacacacagcggtGGAGAGCGGCAAGCTGAGGCCACAGAACTACACAGACCCAGCCAGGGCCAAAGAGGAGAGTAACCCCTCAACCACAGGGCCTGAGTCCTCTGCTGAAGCTGCCTCCTCCCAGGAGGTCTCTGATGTGAAGAAGGAGGAGCAGCCTGATACTAACGGGAAGCATGAAGAGGCTGGACCAGAGGACCCAACTGAAGAGCTCTACACTACTATAAAGATCATGGCTTCTGAGGGAGGCAAGCCTAAAGGCCCGGACGTACGCCTGGGCATTAATCAACACTACCCCAGTTTCAAGCCACCCCCCTTCCCCTACCACAACCGCACGGCTGCAGACTCAGTGGCCTCAGCCACCAACTTCACTACCCACAACATCCCCCAGACATTCAGCACTGCCATCCGATGCACCAAGTGCGGCAAGAGCTTTGATAACATGCCCGAGCTGCACAAGCACATACTAGCCTGTGCCAACGCCAGTGATAAGAGGCGGTACACTCCCAAGAAGAACCCCATCCCTCTCAGACAGATAGTGAAGCCCCAGAACGGCTCTCTGTCGCCTGCCTCTGCTGCCAACGCAGGGCACAACGCCTTCCGCAGAATGGGCCAACCCAAGAGGCTCAACTTCAACCAAGAACCGCCTGGCAAAACCAAGATGAGTTCCCTCAGTAAGAAGAAGAACCAGCTGGTTCAGAAGGCCATCACTCAGAGGAATaagactgctgctactgctaacAAGGCCCCAAGCCAGGTTAAAGAGGAGGAGCCGCAGGAGGTCCATGTGTGCCCTCACTGCAGTCGGGAGTTCACTTACCCTGCCAGCCTCAGTAAACATATAGCAGTCAGCTGTCCCATGAAGCCTGTCTCTAAAAAGGCCAAAAAGGGAGCAGCAGCAGAAGAGGCAACACCAGCTGTAGATAAAAACATGAGCCTTCGAAGGAGAACCACAGACTCTGAGATCCAGCAGCCAGAGACTGCTGAGTCGGTGCCCAAAACCCTGGGCAAAACACGCGCTCGCACTTCTGGACCCGGCTCTGCGGAGGCTGAGACCCCACTGCTGCCAGGTAAAGGAAAGACGGCTGTCACGCAGGTGCGTACCAAGAGGCCAGCCTCTTTCCCTGCTGCCACAGTTTCTCTCAACCTGAAAAGTAAAAAAGGCAAAGTTCAATCGTTACCCCCCACCCTGTTGCCCTCCGAGACTCCTAGTGACTCTGCACCACTGCCAGCCACCCAGACAAAGCAACGCATGGGCAAGGAAATGCCGCCCAAGAAGGTAGCAGAGGTGAAATTGCCCCTACAGAAGCTGTCTCAGGTGCCGCCTAAGAAAGAAGGGGAACGGTTCTCTCTGAGAGCGAGGGAGCGAGCTGGTGGGCCGGTGACCCGGAGCCTACAGATGGCTAACAGTGTAGCTCCTGGGGAGGTGAAAATAGAGGACCTCTCTAGCCAGGGGCCTAAAGAGACCCAG GAGTCCTTGCTGAAATGA